tcaaataaattctAGCCATGATGTGCTGGTTCCTATTTGCAGGCAATTATTTCTGGATTATATAAACATGTTAATTGCCAGCAAGTAAATCTtgttttaaaaggcaaatgataAGTGTGAACAGTTATCAAAATGGAGGATTCTCACTTGTGTCTCTGGCTTAAAGTCTAATTAGTGACTTGTAGTGAtccaatattttatgtaaatataaaatctaaTGATTTGCCTTCTTAAATTTATAAGGTATATGAGATTATAGACAGccttataaatacaaattttgttCAGAAAACTGGATCTTATTTTAGAAGACATGCTCTTAACACAAATGTATTTTATGAATTATCTTAAGCTTAAAGACATACaattattcacttttatttttaaagaaaaaagtattataatGCATTGCAAAATATGTGCTACTGGAAATGCatcaatttttatttccctaGCCTTACCTCACACTATAATATAGAATcaattttataaaagcaaaattttgATTTACTGTGAGATTAATAACATGGTTTTAAAGTCAAAAGATTTATAGAATAGTATTTCCAATTCAAACAGAATTTTGCCGggttttaatttttctacaaagcactgaagtaaataattttgtgaaaagTTTTGCTTTAAGATGTTTTAAAGGGTTTCAAGTATTCTACAGATAGAGATTTTGGGGAGAACACCAAATTCTTTCCAAAAAGACAGctatttcaagttttcttttactCCATTGTAGAAAgttttgaagacttttttttctccaaaatctcATTTTCACCTGAAATAATTGTATTCAAGGGTTTCTCAGCAGGTAAAGTATACATTCTTACAAggtttcaaatttcagatttccaATAATGCATTTAAACTGAGCACTCCTCTTTTTGTGTATGTATCTACTATCTGCAGTTCTATTATTTACACTAAATTTTAGTCTTTTTAGTTCCTCTGAAACACGTTAGTGAACCCTCAGCAGTTACTAACCACTTAATAATTGTGAACCCGCCAGCCCCTTCAAGTAGATCGTTAACCATAAGAGTGCCTGACAATTTCCAAACCATATCCTCTGTCTAAAAGGAAAAGATAGGGCTTTGTGAGGCAGAAAGGAAgcgaaggaaaacaaaacaaatgtagcTCATGCTGAAAGTGAAAAGTGCTTGGACAgattagtattttcttttctgcaagGCATCCTGccaaactttttctttattttttaagaggagTTATTTTTTGGTCTGATTTTTCAGTTTCTTGGAAAGTATTGGTATTTACCACCCCCATCGGCCCCTCATAATTATTGttggttgttttgtgtttttcccaTCCGTCCACGTCACACAGTGAGGATACCCCCCGCTTCACCCTGTCAAAACCCCAACTCCGGGCGACCCTGGGTTTGGAAACTCCGACTCCCGACGACACGTCCCACTCTCTCCCACTAATGCCGCTTATTTTAGTCGCAGGATCCCCCTACTACAGTTTCAGTGAAAGCCGGAAATTTTCATttaactccccacccccacccccccgcgCCCTTCTAGCCCCCGACTCGTAGAAGGGAGCTAGGGAGCCCGGAGCTCGGAGCACTGCCGGGGCTCGGCCGCCTCCTTTCTCTCCGGAAGGCTTTAATTTGCACACTTTCTTGCCACTGCGCCACGAGCCCCCAGCCCCGCCGCGGGCTGGGTCTCCGGCAGAGTTGGCTTCGCGggtccctgcccccacccagcaCGGTCGCCCCCGCTGCCTCCCCGGCTGGGGCCCCCAGCGCCGGCCGGAGCCCCGCGGCCCCCGTCCGCCCCCAGCGAGCGGCGCGGGCGGCGCCCTCCGCCGTCCCTCCGCCCTCCGCCGCTGTGCCCACCCCCTCGCCGGAGAGAGTGCTGGTAACTCCTTCCCCAGAGTCTGATTACCTGCTCCGCGAGGCCGCGGACACGTGCGGAGAGCCGACTGACACTCGCAGCCCCCTCGGGAGGCCCGACGCGACTGGGCCCCTCAGGTGAGGAGCTGTGCGCTCGGGTGGGTGGGCTGCGGGGTGGGGGGTCCCGGGGGAGATCTGGGGGATTGGCCGGGGTCCGAGGCAGAACTGTGGGTGGGGTAAGTGGAGGGTGGCAGGGGTAGGGGGGACCTGTGTTTCCTTGGAATCGGCTTTGGTTAACCCCTTACGAACTGAGACGGGATTGGTTATGGGGGCCAGTTTTGGGGAGCTAGAGGATTCTCCTTATCTGACGAGAGGGGGAGATCCTATCCTAGGGACACCCACGACACCGAGATCCTGCTTCCACGTATCCAtgcgcacacacacccacacggaACACTCCTCATCCAGTTTCTCCAAACGGAACTGGAACTCTACTCGGACACTCACATAGTAATTCACATTTAGGGTTTAAAATGCACTGCCTCTAGGGACTCCATGCTGGAGAATGTGCTTGCGTTTCCCCCTCGAAAACTCCCTCTCCAGCTCGCTGAGGTGTGGGTGTGGGCTCCACCTTCCCCTCCACGAGATAAATGTTAACGCAGGCTTCCTGCGGGCATGTTATACACAGAAAAGTGCACGCAGCCGGCCAGTGCCCAGGCTTGGAGTCCCGCGAAGACGCACGTTTGCTTTAGTTTCCAagtttacttttataatttaaagtaTTGGAGTTAAACACGCCCCGCAGTGTGCAGCCCTGGTCCCCGCAGCGCGCCCGTCCGTGTGCATATGGGCGCATCTGCGTGTGCGCACACGCGGGAGTCGCGGTCCCCGGTGTGGCCTCTTGTCGCTGTGCTGGTGGCGACCCTTGTGGTGCTTGGCAGGCTTCGGGAGAGGCGCATGAAGGATTTCATTGAGTGTGAAGACAGAgagcagagacagaaagcagaaggaGGCGGCTGCAGCCTTTGTAGTCGCGGAGGAATGCGGAAATGTTGAAGCACTATGTCaaactttttttgaaatggggtcaaGTCACATTCAGCCAGCGTgggaaagcaacaacaacaacaaaaaaaagtggaGGA
The nucleotide sequence above comes from Symphalangus syndactylus isolate Jambi chromosome 3, NHGRI_mSymSyn1-v2.1_pri, whole genome shotgun sequence. Encoded proteins:
- the LOC129478558 gene encoding uncharacterized protein yields the protein MDTWKQDLGVNQSRFQGNTGPPYPCHPPLTPPTVLPRTPANPPDLPRDPPPRSPPTRAHSSSPEGPSRVGPPEGAASVSRLSARVRGLAEQSTPAGFCFHLLISQSLILTQSKILNINNTTEAYFVLLSLLLLPPKCWRRGLVEGD